In the genome of Anabrus simplex isolate iqAnaSimp1 chromosome 2, ASM4041472v1, whole genome shotgun sequence, the window TACTAGACAGAACAGGATTATGCTAACCGGGCATCCCGTGGCGTTGGtattttcacttgttctgacacctacagcgaaGCAGTTTCACTAAgaacccagctggaggcagtagcgaTACGTGTCTCTTTGTTTGTCATATCTACAGTTTTTAATATTTGTTTCTCTCCAAGTCAGCCTCTTAATATCAATGATGTGTTTTGTGTTCAAGTGTCAGTGATTGCAGAATCCGACATGAGTACAATTTCCAATAATACAGCTGGTGTTGGACAATGGCATGCTCACTGCCTTTTGAGATGCCCATCTCCTGTGCAGTGTCTGTGATGTGTACTCTGCTATTGCTGCAAACTATTGCTCTGCTATTGCTGCAAACTATTGCATTGATTTGCAGAAAATTGTCTTCTATGATGGATGTTGATGGCCTTTCTGTCTAATCAGCATCACCTAGGTCTGTACATCCTTATTCAAATTGTTGGCACCATTTCAAAATGTCTGACATTGCATTTGATCCATACACCGCCACATTTTCACTGCGAATCCCAGTGCAAGTATGATGTTCTGCCCACAAAAAGCGTACTGTTCTGCATACTACAACTTCAAAGTGCACTTTCCAGTTGGTACTCGATTTCACTTGCGCACTATGATGTTCCTCTTACCGGTACTACAGCACAAGTACTGCTCCAGCCAGCTGTGGACTTGTACTCTATTTGGACAATGTTTAAtactttctgattcagataaccTGTGAAACATATATTTAATGCCCCTCATATTacaaacatagtttctgttagtggTAGTGTCTCATGTGTGCTGAACATCGTTATTTATGAAGAAAGCGGCATTTAAATTTTATTCTGCTTAAATAAAGCTAATGTACACCATAAAAATAAGTTTCCACTCATTGTTTCAAATTAGTAGTATATAGTGAAAGCTGTGTGCCCTAGCATATTCATCTGCACAGTGAAGTTGGCCTTTCTACCTCACTACGTGCGCTAGTAATTCGTAATGGCTGCTACTGGTAAACAAAACATGAGGCTATCTGCTGGCATTATGGAATTCGAATATAAAGCATTCATAAACAAAACCATGCTATATACTCTTTAGATAAGACTTTGGTGAATGCAGGACATACATTGAAAGGGTGTCAGGACTGCACAGTAGTAAGCAAAGAGCTGACAAGGGACATGAGATAAGTGGGGTGGGAGAAAAGTACAGCCTGAGTGTGGAAGATATTTTCCTCAGTTCTTGGTTTGATTTGCAGTGTATCACAGGTTCTTTTCTGCATTATTAAAAAAAACCATAGCATGAAACATAGTTCCTCTaaggcagtggtattcaaagtgtggtacgcataCCACTAGGGTTACACGTTGTTGTCTCAAGGGgtatcgtagcttctaactgttttcagtgagcaATTCAGAAAAAAAGTTCTCTTCTTTTTCAATCAAAACTTGCTTGTAGTGTTTTTGTCTATGACTACATAGTCTCCTTtctgaactattcattctaaagaatGTGTCACTTTGTACCTCTCATTGACTAGGCATGTAAAAATGCTtgcttatgctgcattgctcttttttttcactttttgtttcaaaatccactcattctcttcagttttaccTACTAGCAGTGTATGTAGTACAAAAGTAATTATTGTTGCGTGCGCCATTCCTAGGCAATGAAAACTTCGCAATTCCACTCATGTTTCAAAATCCACTCATTCTCTTCAATTTTCCCTACTAGCAGTGTATATGGTACAAAAGTaattattgttgcattaataacacgcgtgtactgggcgagttggccatgcggttagggcacacagctgtgagcttgcacctgggagatattttgtgtgtgtgtgtgtgtgtgtgcgcgcgtgcgcgCACCATTCCTAGCCAATGAAAACCTTGTAATTCCACTCATGAGAAAACCATGTTTCTCCAtttgtcttgtgaaggcttgctgtgttgccaaaggagttacgaggttttctTTGCCAAGCGATGATCATAtccaatacattattgttattattgggaacaGGGTTGTGTAGCAGCTTAGCTGTTCGCCTGTCATCCCAGCGATCATGCTTTGATtcttggtgttgctggggtggaTTCTCAATTGAAAattccgtggtgtcaggaagggcatgtgaccttaaatctgcggccacaactctttcatgcatCAGTGCGTTCAAGGACCCTGAGCAAGCGGAATAAGCTGCAGAaggtgatgttgatgatgattattgcagctaatattatttggcatctagCAACAATCATTTCTTATTTCTGGTATAATTGCAATGCTCATACTTTGGGGGtatgaaggtaaaacaattggaatTTAGGAGtatgccaaccaaaaagtttgaataccattgCTCTAAGGCATATAAATAAACCTGAAGTTGTTCAGGGGTTTCTTCACATGAAACATTTACGGAAAGATATAAAACGACAGTGGCAGGGATGAATTCAGTTGGGTGGGCATTTAGTTTATGCTGATGGCGTTGATGGCAGACTGTACTGAAAACTTGGAGCTTAATGAAAAATGCAGCGAGTATTACTGTGTATGGAAATTAGCATTTCCAAAAGTAAAGTGATGTTGGTTGCAAGGAAATATAGGGGACAATGTCAAGTTAGATATACAAAacaggaacaagtggatcatttcaagtactatGGATGTGTGTTTCCCCAAGATAGTAGTTTAGCAAGTGAAATTCAGTCGAAGTGTTGCGAAGGCACTGTAGTGAGTTCACAAATGAAATTAATGGTATTTGTTAAGAAAGATGTGCTTTAGCAGATTAGTGTACCGTGCTCTGCTATCAGATCTACTTTGTGGATCGAAAAGGAAAACAGGGCGAATTGGGATATCTTAATTCTTTTGCTAAagataacaggcatgaaagtataAAGAATGATTGCTGTTCCAAACAATTGGGAACAATAACACAAAGAACCTTGCAATGAAAAGATAATGTTAAGTTAGGGATGAATTCTTATGGTATTCACTTCTGGGGCTGCTACAGATCAAATGTTGATGTTATTTTTTGAATACAGAAacaagctatcagaattatatcagAGACATAACAGATTAGAGCATCGCAGACAGTTATTTAAGAGACTagggatactcccagtaccaagcattTTACATGTGAAACAAAATACTGATCACTTCAGAAAGATTAATTGTGACAATCACAATTATGAAATGTGAACAAGAAATACAGTAACATCTTTATGAAGCACATGAGTAAATCCATTGCCTTGAGACACTGTTCaaatcagattatataataagcttccaaataaggtTAAAGATATAGGTTCCATCAGCTCATTCATCCAGAATTTAAAAATCTCCTGTCGAGTAACTGCTTCTGTAGTACTGAAGAATACATGAGGAAATGCTGGTAATGATGCTGTTATTAACTTATAAATGCTCTTAATATCTTATAGGCCTAAATAGCTTATACGTATTTTTAATACTTTATTTACAGATTTTGTGTTTtcgtttgtatattattattattattactattattattattactattattattattattattattattattattattattattattataacatgttTTGAAAATTCAATCATACCTACATTGTTTCAAGTTTCTACTGTTTGATTTTGTCTCAACTAAACGGCAGTCTCTTAAATAATACTCCTCAATATAGAAAACACCTTGTGCTCTCTCCTGTTTGAATGGTTGTCTGTATTTGCTCTCCTGCTTGCGTCAATGCGCCACACGATATGCAGATTATATGAATGACTTGATTAATTAGGAAATATGgtataaagttttaatttcatGCTTTGCACAATTAAGAGTTTTGTGTTCAAGTATTTTAATGGTAGTCTGTTTATTACACTTGCGTGGACAGCACTTTTTATGTCAATCTTGGCAGACATTCATTCTTAATAATATTATTGCTGAATTGTTTGTAATCCTTATATGTTATTCAAGTTATTATGGAATGTTGATTATATTGTTGTGGTTTATCTTTCAGGGCCAGTGGGTATTCTTCCCATTGTCTGCTAGTAGAAGACATTACCGACAGAAATGTTAGTCTGTGTAACGTGTTTATTGACAAAGGAAACTAGTTTTGTCATTGTCTGTTGACAAAGGACAAAGCTTGCATAAATATTGACCACTGACATCCTATTTAGAGATGATGAAAACTTTCTGCAGAAAAGAATGgacttctaatttgtcatttactcTACTGATTGTAGCGGAGATGTGTGTGAAACTACGGATTTTGCTTTTTCCAAGCTgccatattttcaaaatattactgaCCCTCATTTTATTAATATTTCTCTTGCACTGTCTCAATCCTGGTCGTTTTCCTTCATCATATCCATTCATTAATGAGGATGACATTTTAAATGAGCTGGAACCATCTCCATTTGCTGTGGTATTGGCTGAAAAATCTAATAAGCCTTTGTGTGTATTAAAATTGTATAACCTGAGCAACTCTCTCCATTATCCTAGTAAAAGTGTGAGTGATTCTGATGTAACTGATTTGAGCTCTAAACTTGACATTAAAGCTGGTGGAAGTTGGGAACCCTCCCAGTGTGTATCCCAGTATCACATTGCTGTTGTTGTGCCCTTTCGAAATCGCTCATCTCAATTGCAGATATTTCTTTCATATATGCATCCATTTCTTCAGAATCAATTGTTAAGTTACCGTATATTTGTTGTTGAGCAAGGTATGAAAGGAGCTTTCAATCGTGCTAAACTTTTTAATATTGGGTATGTTGAAGCTTTGAAAATTTTACCTTTCCATTGTTTTATTTTTCATGATGTAGACCTAATACCTCAAAAATTACGTAATGTATATGCTTGTACTCATTACCCCCGCCACATGTCGTCTAGTCTGAACACATTTCGATATAACTTGCCTTATCAAGAACTATTTGGTGGTGCTGTAGCAATTTTACAAAAGCAGTTTGATCTAGTCAATGGGTTCTCTAATATATTCTTTGGATGGGGTGGAGAGGATGATGACTTTCAGAATCGTATTCATAACAGGGGCCTACAAATATGTCGATTTCCCCCACATATCGCAAGGTACATTATGCTGTCACATGCCAAAGAATCTCCTAGTGAGAGCCGTTACATTAACCTTAGGTCTGGAAGGGATCGTTTTGACACAGATGGACTGAATAACTTAAAATATAATCTACGCAATATTTCCTATCAACCTCTTTACACTTGGATTCTTGTTGATATATAATAAATCATCTGGAGAGATATAGAGATTTAACTCAGGGTTCTGACACCATTGATAATCATTGAAGTTAACAAATTCCTaatactcttttttttttattCCAGTACATTAAAGAGATTATTAATGAAATATGATGAATGAAATTATTTTCATACTTATAATGAAAGAACACTGCCATTGACTTGGGGAGCACAGTCCAACCTTGTCCTTCCAAAGGAACACACAGAATTATGTTTGCATGCAAACTGTTGTTGCCAACACACGATGTTGTTGTCTGGTATTTTGTACTGCTCAAAGGGTGGACCTTGGTCCTGAGAGTCATTGCCCAAATTTGAAGGATACAGTCATAAATCATCTTGTGCAGTGTTCTGTTATCTTGCAGCATGAATTGCAGCATTTTCAAATACGAACATTGATATGACATTGTTCCATTTGTTTCACAATTCAGATGGAAAAATCACAAGCTAGTTAGAAAGTATGTAACTGGGCAATCAGGTGATGATCAAGACAAATTATTTTTCACATTGGGCactcaaaaaaaaattaaaaaaaaataattaataataataataataataataataataataataataataataataataataataataatgttcacatGTTTCAGAAAAATCGTGTTCTGTGCAGTATTGTTTCAGATGATACAGGTCATTTGGCAATACCGTACTCACTTTTATCAGATACCAAATCAGATTTTGGAATGATGGCACCAAAAACTTCAAGTGAACAAAAGATTGTA includes:
- the LOC136864364 gene encoding beta-1,4-N-acetylgalactosaminyltransferase bre-4, producing the protein MMKTFCRKEWTSNLSFTLLIVAEMCVKLRILLFPSCHIFKILLTLILLIFLLHCLNPGRFPSSYPFINEDDILNELEPSPFAVVLAEKSNKPLCVLKLYNLSNSLHYPSKSVSDSDVTDLSSKLDIKAGGSWEPSQCVSQYHIAVVVPFRNRSSQLQIFLSYMHPFLQNQLLSYRIFVVEQGMKGAFNRAKLFNIGYVEALKILPFHCFIFHDVDLIPQKLRNVYACTHYPRHMSSSLNTFRYNLPYQELFGGAVAILQKQFDLVNGFSNIFFGWGGEDDDFQNRIHNRGLQICRFPPHIARYIMLSHAKESPSESRYINLRSGRDRFDTDGLNNLKYNLRNISYQPLYTWILVDI